GCTCGTCCAGGAACAGCTGGAGAAGGGTGACCGGCTGACCGTACGCCGGGAGCGGCCCACCCGCGCGGCGGTGCTGGACGCCGCCGGGCAGCCGATCGTCGCGCCCCGGCCGGTGGTCCGGGTGGGCGTGCAGCCCTCCCAGGTCCCCGACCCGGCCGCCCTGGCCCGCCGGCTCGACGCCGCGTTCAAGGCGATCCGGCCGGCGATCACTCCCCCGGTGGACGTCTCCGACCTGCCCCGCCGCATGAAGGAGGCCGACCCGGACGCGTTCGTCGAGGTGGTCACCCTGCGGGAGGAGGCGTACCGGCAGATCAAGCCCCGCATCCACGACTTGCCCGGCACCCTGTTCCCCACCGAGCAGCGCGACCTCGCGCCGACCCGGGAGTTCGCCCGGGCCCTGCTCGGCTCGGTCGACGAGGCGACGGCCGACGACCTCGCCGCCCGCCCGGACGCGGTCGCCCGGGGCGACCAGGTGGGTCACGGCGGCCTCCAGGGCCGCTACGACGACCGGCTGCGCGGCGTCCCCGGGGTGGCCGTGCTGATCCAGCGGCCCGGTCCGGACGGCAAGCCGACCCCCGGCCCGGAGGTGCACCGGCAGGAGCCGCAGCCGGGGCAGCCGTTGAAGACCACCCTCGACGTCGCCACCCAGAACGCGGCCGACGGCGCGCTGCGCGGCGAGAAGCGCCGCTCCGCCCTGGTGGCGGTGCGGATCAGCGACGGCGCGGTGCTCGCCGCCGCCAACGGCCCCGGCGCGGCCGGCGAGAACCTCGCCTTCACCGCCCAGGTGCCGCCCGGCTCCACCTTCAAGATGGTCAGCGCGCTCGGCCTGCTGGACCGGGGCGCGGTCACCGCCGACACCGTCGTGGACTGCCCGAAGACCCGTGAGGTCGACGGTCGCTCGTTCAAGAACTCCGACGACTTCGTGCTGGGCAGGGTGCCGTTCCGGACGGACTTCGCGAAGTCCTGCAACACCGCCTTCGTCACGCTGGCGCCGCAGCTGGGGCCGGACGGGCTCGCCGTCACCGGCCGTACCCTCGGCCTGGAGGGGCAGTGGGAGCTCGGGATCGACGCGTTCACCGGCAAGGTCTCCGCCAACGGCGGCCCGACCGAGCAGGCCGCCGCGGCGATCGGCCAGGGCACCACCGTGGTCAGCCCGCTCGCCATGGCCGGCGCCACCGCCGCCGTGGCCCGGGGTCGCTTCACCCAGCCGAAGCTGCTGCTCGACCCGGCGCCGGCCAAGACGGCCGAGCCCGGCCCGCAGCTCAAGGCCGAGTCGGTCGAGCCGCTGCGGGCGATGATGCGCGAGGTGGTCACGGCCGGCACGGCGAAGGCGCTCGCCGACGTCGCCGGCGGCCCGGTGCACGGCAAGACCGGCACCGCCGAGTACGACGACAACCCCGCGCACACCCACGCCTGGTTCGTCGGCTGGCAGGGGGACGTGGCGTTCGCGGTCTTCGTCGAGCAGGGCGGGTCGAGCACGTCGAGCGCGGTCCCGATCGCCGACCGCTTCCTCCGCGCCCTGAACTGACCGTCCCGTCCCGTCCCCGGCCCGTCCCCGGTTTGCGGCGTGTCGCGGTGTCCCTCGGCCCGGGATACCGCAACACGCCGCAACCGGTGTGGATCAGTCGCCAGGACGCGGGCGGTGGTGGCCGGGGGGAGAGGGAGGGAGCTTGGCTCAGGCGATGCCGGCGGGTGGCTCGGTGGGTTCGTCGCCGGCCTCCGGGGGCGGCACCCGGCGCAGCAGGCCGGGCCCGGCCGAGGCGGGCGGCCCGACCGGCTCCACGACCACCGGGACCATCTCCGGTGGCGCGGCCGGCCTCGGCACCGGGCGGGCGTCCGGGCTCCCCGCCGCTTCGGGCACCGGATAGCCCGGCGCGGGGTCGACGTCGGCCGCCCTCACAGCACCGTCCGCCACCGCGCCGAGGCCGTCCGACAGCGCGCCCCGAGCGGCCGAGAGGGAAGCGCCCGGCGCGGCCGACCGGGAACCGGAGCCGGCGGGCGGGCCGGCGGGGTGACCGTCCGCCGCCGAGTCGGGGCCGGCGACGACGTCCGGCCGCCGCGCGGTCCGTACCCGGGGCACCGCCGACGGCGGCGGCAGCAGCCGGGGCGGCACCGCCTCCGGCGCCGAGACCGGGGCCAGCCCGGCGACCACGGTGTTGACGATCTCGGCGGCGTACGAGCCGTCCGGGTCGTAGTCGGGGTCGAAGACGGTCAGCTCGACGCCGAGGCAGTGCGGGGTGTCGACCAGGCCGGCGAGGAGGATCTCCAGCTCGGCGAAGGCGATCCCGCCCGGGTCCGGCGCGTCGACCGCCGGCATCACCGCCGGGTCCAGCACGTCCACGTCGATGTGCACCCAGTAGCCGGCGCAGTCGGCCAGCTGCTCGTGCGCCCACTGGGCGGACCGGGCCGCCCCCTCGGCGCGCAGCGCCGGCACCGGACGGGTGGTGATCCCGGCGGCCTGCAGGTCGAGGCGGTACTCGTCCTGGGCCCGGATGCCGAGCACCACCACGTCGATGTCGCGGAAGTAGGGACGCCGCCCCTCGATGGCCGCCAGGTCGGCCTGCCCGCGCCCGGTGACCAGGGCCAGGTCCTCCCCGGCCGCCGCGCCGACGTAGGAGGCGTTGCCGGGGTGCCGGAAGTCGGAGTGGCCGTCGACGAAGACCAGCCCGATCCGCCCGCCGACCGCCTCGCCGAGCCGGTGCATGGCCAACGCCGAGCCGAGCAGCACCGAGCAGTCGCCCCCGAGCACCAGCGGGAACTCGCCCCGGTCGATGATCGCGCCGATCCGGTCGGCGAGCGCCACCGAGTACCCGGAGATCTCCCGGGCGTGGCAGACCCCGTCACCGGGACGCCAGTCGCCCGGGTCGTACCGGGGCGGGGTGAGGCAGCCGGCGTCGCGGGCGCGCAGCCGGGCGAGCAGCCCGTGGTCGCGCAGCGCGCCGGGCGCCTTGGCGCAGCCGGGGACGGAGGTGGACGTGGGCGGGCGCAGTCCGAGGTTCGTCGGCGCGTCGAGGACGGCGATCCGGCGCATCATGGGCTCCCGTCCTCGGTGGTCGGGCGGGCCGGCGGTGCGCCGGCCCGCGCTGGCGTGCGACGAACTCAGAACAGTGCGCTGGCCAGGGCTCGGCGGGCCGAGGCGACGGCGGGGTCGTCCGGGCCGGCGACGGTGAAGAGCGAGACCAGGTGCTGGCGCACCTTCTCCCGGTCCTCGCCGGCGGTGCGCCGGACCAGGCCGACCAGGCGGGCGTACGCCTGCTCGGCCATGCCGCTGAGCACCTCGACGTCGGCGGCGAGGAGCTGGGCCTCGACGTCGTCGGGGGCCTGCGCGGCGGCGGCGAGCGCGGCCTGCGGGTCCGCGCCGGCGACCCGGCGGGCCAGCCCGACCTGGGCCAGGCCGGCCTCGGCCGCCGCGTCCGCCGGGGACTCGGCCAGGATCTTGCGGTACGCCCGCTCGGCGGCCTCCAGGTCACCGCTCATCAGGGCGTCGTCGGCCTCGTCGAGGCGGGGGTCCTCCGGCTCGGCGACGGCGACGCCGCCGGCCTTGAGGACGGCCTGGAGCCACTGGCGGAGCTGGGCCTCCGGCACCACGCCGGAGAACGCGTCGACGGGCTGGCCGCCGACGACCGCGTAGACCATCGGGATGCCCTGCACCCGGAACATCTGGGCGATGCGCGGGTTGGCGTCCACGTCGACCTTGGCGAGCACCCACGCCCCGCCACCCTCGGCGGCCAGCCGCTCCAGCACCGGGGAGAGCTGCTTGCAGGGCTCGCACCACTCGGCCCAGAAGTCGACGACCACGGGTGTGCTGAGCGAGCGCTCCAGGACCTCGGACTGGAAGGTCGCCTCGGTCACGTCGACCACGGTCACCGCGCCGCCTGCGGGGCCGCCCGGCAGGCCGGTGGGCGGACCGGCCTGGGCCGGTGTGGTGGGACGGGGGTTGGCCGGCGGTGTGCTGCGCAGTGCGCTGAGGTCGACCGCGCCGCGGGTGAAGATCGACGAAGTCATCCGTGGGTCGCTCATGGTTACCTAGTCTCGCACGGACCCCGCGAAACTCAGATCAACCGCGACGCCGACAGTTGCCACTCTCACCCCTGCTCATGAGCCCTCCGCACCGCCCGTGACCACGGCGGAGCCGGACCACCCCCGCGCCCGGACGACAGGCGTCGGGGAAAAGTCGCTGATGCGACATCCCACCCGGCGACGACGGCGCGACCGCGGGGGCGGCGGTGGTGGTCAGAAGCGGGCGGGCTCGCGGTAGACGCCCCACTCGGCCCGCAGGGCGTCGCAGATCTCGCCGAGGGTGGCCTCGGCCCGGACGGCGTCGAGCATCGCCGGGATCATGTTGCCGTCGGTGCGGCCGACCTCGACCATCCGGGCCACCGCCGCCTCGACCGCCGCCTCGTCCCGGGCGGCCTTGCGCTCGGCCAGCACCCGGCGCTGCTCCAGTTCCACCTCGTGCGAGATGCGCAGGATCTCGAGGTCCTTGGCGACCGTGCCGGTGTGGCAGTTGACCCCGACGATCTTCTTGTCGCCCTTCTCCAGCGCCTGCTGGTAGACGAAGGCCGACTCGGCGATGTGGCCGGTGAACCAGCCGTCCTCGATGCCGCGCAGGATGCCGGAGGTCATCGGGCCGATCTGGTGCGGGCCCTCGCCGCCGAGCTGCCGGATCCGGGCGAAGATCTCCTCCGCCTCGGCCTCGATCTTGTCGGTGAGCGCCTCGACGTACCAGGAGCCGCCCAGCGGGTCGGCCACGTTCGTCACCCCGGTCTCCTCCATCAGCACCTGCTGGGTACGCAGGGCGATCTCGGCGGACTCGTCGGTGGGCAGGGCGAGGGTCTCGTCCAGGGCGTTGGTGTGCAGCGAGTTGGTCCCGCCGAGCACCGCGGCCAGCGCCTCGACGGCGGTGCGCACCACGTTGTTGACCGGCTGCTGGGCGGTCAGCGACACCCCGGCGGTCTGCGTGTGGAACCGCAGCCAGAGCGCCTTCTCGCTGGTGGCGCCGTAGACGTCGCGCAGCCAGCGGGCCCAGATCCGGCGGGCGGCGCGGAACTTGGCGATCTCCTCGAAGAAGTCCACGTGCGAGTCGAAGAAGAAACTCAGGCCCGGGGCGAAGACGTTGACGTCCAGCCCGCGCGACAGCCCCAGCTCGACGTAGCCGAACCCGTCGGCCAGCGTGTACGCCAGTTCCTGCGCGGCGGTCGAGCCGGCCTCGCGGATGTGGTAGCCGGAGACGGAGAGCGGCTTGTACCGGGGGATCTCCCGGGCGCAGTACTCCATCAGGTCGCCGATCAGGCGCAGGTGCGGCTCCGGGTCGAAGAGCCACTCCTTCTGCGCGATGTACTCCTTGAAGATGTCGGTCTGCAGCGTGCCGTCCAGGGTGGACACGTCGACGCCCTGCCGCTCGGCGGCGACCAGGTACATGCAGAAGACCGGCACGGCCGGGCCGGAGATGGTCATCGAGGTGGTGACGCCGCCCAGGTCGATGCCGTCGAAGAGCACCTCCATGTCGGCGGCGCTGTCCACCGCGACACCGCAGTGCCCGACCTCGCCGAGCGACTGCGGGTCGTCGGAGTCCCGCCCCATCAGCGTGGGCATGTCGAAGGCGACGGAGAGGCCGCCGCCCCCGGCGCCCAGGATCATCTTGTAGCGCTCGTTGGTCTGCTGGGCGTTGCCGAACCCGGCGAACTGCCGGATCGTCCAGGTCCGCCCGCGGTAGCCGGTCGGGTGCAGGCCCCGGGTGTACGGGTACTCGCCCGGCCAGCCGATCCGGTCGAAGCCCGGGTACGCCACGCCCTCCGGCGGGCCGTAGACCGGGTCCACGGTCATCCCGGACAGGGTGGTGAAGTCCGCGTCCCGCTTGCGCGCGGCGTCGTAGCGGGCCTGCCAGCGTGCCCGTCCGGCGGCGATCTCGTCGGCGTTCATCCGCGGAGCTCCTCCTCGAGTCCTCGACTGCAGACCGAGTGTAGAACGGAGTCCTGAACGATCGCTAAGGAAGTTCGTACCCGCCGGTAACCTGATCAGGCCGGGGGCGCCTCCATGGCCACGTCGTCCACCCGGATGTTGATCTCGTCGGCCCGCAGCCCGTACGCCTCGACGGCCGCCGTCACCGCGACCCGCACCGCGTCGGTCACCTGCGGCACCGGGTGGCCGGCCGCGATCACCAGCACCAGGTTGACCACCGCCGCGCCGTTGCTGACGTGCGCCGAGCAGCCCCGCCGGGCGTCACCGACCTGGTCCAGGCCGACCCTGTCGAGCACCGCGTTGAAGAACCGGGCCACGTCGCCGCCGAGCTCGGCCACCCCGGGCACGGACTTCGCGGCGGCCACCGCGATCTTCTCCACCACCTCGTCGGAGACGTGCGTCGTCCCGCCCGCCATCGCGGCCGGGGTCACCGACAGTTCCTGGGTCGCCTCGTCAGCCATGCTCTCCCCACAACGTCGCACCGCCCCACGAAGAGCCGTGAGGCGGTGCGAGCGTACTAGGTGGACGGCGGGCTCAGGCCCCCAGTTGCGCGAGCAGCTCATCCGCCGCCGCGTACGGGTCGATCGCGCCCTCGGCCACCTTGGCGGCCAGCGTCGGCAGCTCCGTACCGTCGCGCAGCGAACCGATCCGGGCGCGGAGCACGCCGAGCGCGATCGCCTCGATCTCGGCGGCGGCCCGCGCCTCCCGGCGGCGGCGCAGCTCGCCGTGCTGCTCCAGCCAGCCGCGGTGCTTGTCGATCGCGGCGGCGATGTCGTCGATCCCCTCGCCACGCGCCGCGATCGCGCGGACCACCTGCGGGCGCCACTCGCCCGGCCCGCGCTCGCCGAGGGCGATCATGCCCTGGATGTCGCGGACGGTGGCGTCCGCGCCGTCCCGGTCGGCCTTGTTGACCACGAAGACGTCGGCGATCTCCAGGATGCCGGCCTTGACCGCCTGGATCGCGTCGCCCATGCCCGGGGCGAGCAGCACCAGCGTGGTGTCCGCCAGGGAGGCCACCTCGACCTCGGCCTGCCCGACGCCGACGGTCTCCACCAGCACCACGTCGCAGCCGGCCCCCTCCAGCACCCGCACCGCCTGGGGCGTGGCCGCGGAGAGGCCGCCCAGGTGGCCCCGGCTGGACATCGACCGGATGTAGACGCCCGGGTCGGTGGCGTGGTCCTGCATCCGGACCCGGTCGCCGAGGATCGCCCCGCCGGTGAACGGGCTGGACGGGTCGATGGCCAGCACGCCCACCCGGTGCCCGCGCGCCCGCAGCGCCCGGACCAGCTCGTTGGTGGTGGTCGACTTGCCCACGCCCGGGGAACCGGTCAGCCCGACCACCTGCGCCTGGCCGGCGTACGGCGCGAGGGCCGCCGCGACCTGCGGCAGCACCTCGTCACCGGACTCGACCAGGGTGATCAGGCGGGCCACCGCGCGGGGGTCGCCCGCGCGGGCCCGCTCGACGAGCATGGGCACGTCCCGGCTGCGGCGCACCGGAAAGGTGGCCGCCGCCGGGGCGTTCTCGATCGTTCCGCTCACTGGTTGGTCTCGGCGCCGTTCGGGACGTGGATGATCAGCGCGTCGCCCTGCCCACCGCCGCCGCACAACGCCGCCGCGCCGGTGCCGCCGCCCCGGCGCTTGAGCTCCAGCGCGAGGGTGAGCACCAGCCGCGCGCCGGACATGCCGATCGGGTGGCCCAGCGCGATCGCGCCGCCGTTGACGTTGACCTTGTCCGGGCTGATGCCCAGGTCGCGGGTGGACTGGATGCCGACCGCCGCGAACGCCTCGTTGATCTCGACGAGGTCGATGTCCTCGATGCTCAGCCCACCCTTCTTCAGGGCGTGGTTGATCGCGTTCGACGGCTGCGAGTGCAGGGAGTTGTCCGGGCCGGCCACGTTGCCGTGCGCGCCGATCTCGGCCAGCCAGGTCAGCCCCAGCTCCTTGGCCTTGGCCTTGCTCATCACGACCACCGCGGCGGCGCCGTCGGAGATCGGCGAGGAGCTGCCGGCGGTGATGGTGCCGTCCTTGGCGAACGCCGGACGGAGCTTGCCCAGCGACTCGGCGGTGGTGTCCGGCCGGATGCCCTCGTCCTCGCTGATCACCAGCGGGTCGCCCTTGCGCTGCGGGATGACCACCGGGGCGATCTCGTCGGCGAAGTGGCCGTTCTTCTGCGCGGCGGCGGCCCGCTGGTGGCTGGCCGCGGCGAAGGCGTCCTGCTCCTCGCGGGTGATGCCGTGCTTCGCGCCGTGCCGCTCGGTGGACTCGCCCATCGAGCAGCAGTCCCAGGCGTCGGTGAGCCCGTCGAGCGCCATGTGGTCCTTGATCGTGACGTCGCCGTACTTGTAGCCGGAGCGCTGCCCGAGCAGCAGGTGCGGGGCGTTGGTCATCGACTCCATGCCGCCGGCCACCACGATGTCGAACTCGCCGGCCCGGATGAGCTGGTCGGCCAGGGCGATCGCGTCCAGCCCGGAGAGGCAGACCTTGTTGATGGTCAGCGCCGGGGTGGACATCGGGATGCCGGCCTCGACGGCGGCCTGCCGGGCCGGGATCTGCCCCGCGCCCGCCTGGAGCACCTGGCCCATGATCACGTACTGCACCTGGTCCGGAGCGACGCCGGCCCGCTCCAGCGCCGCCTTGATCGCGACGCCGCCGAGCTTCGTCGCCGGAAGGTCCTTGAGGTTGCCCAGCAGGCGCCCCATCGGGGTCCGCGCGCCGCTGACGATCACCGAAGCCATTGCCTGCCTCCGAGGGGGTGCCGACCTGTACGCCTTAACGATTGTTCGGTCAGACTAGCGCCATGGCTGAGAACTCCCCCGTCGAGACCGCTGCCGACTATGTCACAGACATCGGCCTGCGCCGCATCGACCACGTCGGGGTCGCGGTCGCCGACCTCGACGCCGCGATCGACTTCTACCAGCGCACCTTCGGCATGCGCTGCGTGCACACCGAGACCAACACCGAGCAGGGCGTACGCGAGGCGATGCTGGCCGTCGGCCCGACCGCCGAGGGCGGCTGCGTGCAGCTGCTCGCCCCGCTGAGCCCGGAGTCGACCATCGCGAAGTTCCTGGACCGCAACGGCCCGGGCGTGCAGCAGGTGGCGTACACGGTGGCCGACATCGACGCGGCCTGCGCGGCGCTGCGCGAGCGGGGCGTACGGCTGCTCTACGAGACCCCGAAGCGCGGCACCGCCGACTCCCGGATCAACTTCGTGCACCCGAAGGACGCCGGCGGCGTCCTGGTCGAGCTGGTCGAGCCGGCCGCCGGGGGCCACTGACCTGCCCACCCGCGCGGGTCGGGGCGTCCGCGCGCCGCCCCGACCCGTGCGACCGACCGTCGACCACACCGGATCCCAGAAGATGGGAACACGAGCAGCATTGCGCGAATCGGCGTTCCCATGGACAGCTCCACGCACGGCGCAATGCACTTTTTCACACAGGACTTCCGGCCCTAGCTACCGTTCAGTAACGTCCGGCGGCACAGGAGCGCGACCGGTGCCGGATGTGTCGATTGCCGACATGGCGGTCGGTCGCACCGGCGCCGACGATGGCAACAGCCCGTGCCCGGCGTGCGGGTGCGGACGAACGGGAGGTCACCGTGCAGGACATCCTCGAAGCGATCATGGCAGCGGAGGGCTCGGACAAGCCGGAGCGCGAACTGGCCGGCCTCGCCGGCCTGCCCGTGCCGGAGAGCTACCGGGGCATGGTCGTCCGCGCCGACGAGACCCGGATGTTCGAGGGGTTGGCCACCCGGGACAAGGACCCGCGCAAGGCCCTGCACCTGCAGGAGGTGCCCACCCCGGAACTCGGCCCGGGCGAGGCCCTGGTCGCCGTGATGGCCAGCGCGATCAACTACAACACGGTCTGGACCAGCATCTTCGAGCCGCTGCCGACCTTCAAGTTCCTCCAGCGCTACGGCCGGCTCTCCGAGCTGACCCGCCGGCACGACCTGCCGTACCACGTGGTCGGCTCGGACGCCGCCGGCGTGGTGCTGCGCACCGGCCCCGGCGTGACCAAGTGGAAGGCCGGCGACGAGGTCGTCGCCCACTGCCTCTCGGTCGAGCTGGAGGACGCGGCCGGCCACGACGACACCATGCTCGACCCGCAGCAGCGGATCTGGGGCTTCGAGACCAACTTCGGCGGCCTCGCCGAGCTGTGCGTGGTCAAGGCCAACCAGCTGATGCCCAAGCCGCGCCACCTGAGCTGGGAGGAGGCGGCGAGCCCGGGCCTGGTCAACTCGACGGCGTACCGGCAGCTCGTCTCCCACCACGGGGCGAACATGAAGCAGGGCGACGTGGTGCTGATCTGGGGCGCCTCCGGCGGCCTGGGCGGCTACGCCACCCAGATGGCGCTCAACGGCGGCGCGATCCCGGTCTGCGTGGTCTCCAGCCCGGAGAAGGCCGAGCTGTGCCGGTCCATGGGGGCCGAGCTGGTCATCGACCGCTCCGCCGAGGGCTTCCGGTTCTGGAAGGACGAGCAGACCCAGGACCAGGACGAGTGGCGCCGCTTCGGCGAGCGGATCCGGGAGCTGACCGGCGGCGAGGACCCGGACATCGTCTTCGAGCACCCCGGCCGGGAGACCTTCGGCGCCAGCGTCTACGTGGCCAAGAAGGGCGGCACCATCGTCACCTGCGCCTCCACCAGCGGATACCAGCACCAGTACGACAACCGGTACCTGTGGATGCACCTCAAGCGGATCGTCGGCAGCCACTTCGCCAACTACCGCGAGGCGTGGGAGGCCAACCGGCTCGTCGCGCTCGGGCAGATCCACCCGACGGTGTCCAGGACCTACCCGCTGGAGCAGACCGGCCAGGCGGCGTACGAGGTGCACCGCAACGCGCACCAGGGCAAGGTCGGCGTGCGCTGCCTCGCCCCCACCGACGGCCTCGGCGTCCGGGACCCGCAGATGCGGGCCCGGCACGAGAGCGCGATCAACCGGTTCCGCGGCCGCTGAGCCGTCCGGGTGACGCCGGGTCGCCCATTGCGGTGAGGAGGGCATTGCCTTTCCACCGTGACCCGGACACCCATTCGAGTGAGGCCGGACAAAGGGCCGCGGGCACCGCCCGCGGCCCTTTTCCCGCTCACCGCGCGTGACGTCCGGCCCGCCCGGGAGCTGCCAAGATCGTCATTCGGGCGGGTCCGGAGGCACGGGCCGGCGGACCATGTAATGAGGACACGAAAGCTCGGGACCGCTCTTGCGAACGACCCCGGGGAGTCTGCGAGTATGTCCCAATGCCCCAGCAGCAGTCCTCCCCTCTGGCGTTCTTCGATAACGCGAACTCGCAGCCGGATTTCACCGTCGGTCTGCGCGGCTACAACACCCACCAGGTCGATGACTTCATCGGCCGGATGACCGCGGCGCTGACCCAGTCGGAGCAGGCCCGGGCCGAGGCCGAGCAGCGGATGAACGACGCCCAGCGTCGCCTCCGCCAGGCCGAGCAGCGCCAGAGCGCGCTCGAGCAGAAGCTCACCGACACCAACAAGCAGCTCGAGGAGAACAGCCGGCCCACCCTCTCCGGCCTGGGCACCCGGGTCGAGCAGATCCTCCGGCTGGCCGAGGAGCAGGCCAACGACCACCGCAACGAGGCCAAGCGGGAGTCCGAGGGGATCCTCTCCGCGGCGCGCCTCGAGGCGCGGGAGATCACCGACAAGGCGCGCGCCGAGGCCGCCGCCATGAAGGCCACCGCCGAGCGGGAGGCGGGCAACGTCCGCACCGCCGCCGAGCGCGAGGCCGCCGAGGTACGGGTGCAGGCCCGCCGCGAGGCCGACACGCTGCGCGCCGACGCGGAGCGGGAGACCAAGCAGCTGCGTACGGTCACCGCGCACGAGGTGGCCGAGCTGAAGTCCACCGTCGAGCGCGAGGTCGCCACCCTGCGGGCCACCGCCGAGCGGGAGATCACCCAGCAGCGGGCCAAGGCCGCCCGCGAGGCCGAGGAGAAGCGGGCCGAGGCGACCAAGCTGCTCACCGACGCCCGCGACAAGCGGGACAAGGACCTCCAGGCCCTGGAGCTCCAGCTCGCCGAGCGGCGCGAGAAGGCCGAGCGCGAGGAGTCGGAGCGGCACGCCGCCCAGGTCGCGCAGACCCAGAAGCTGGTCGGCGAGGCCGAGCAGCGCGCCCACGCCGCGCAGGAGCGGGCCAAGGAGATCGAGCAGCGGGCCGAGGCCCGCCGGGTCGAGTCCGAGCGCACCGCCGCCGAGACGGTCGAGAAGGCCAAGGCGCTGGCCGAGAAGACGCTGAGCGAGGCCAAGGCCGAGGCGAAGCGGCTGCTCACCGAGGCGCGCACCGAGGCCGAGCTGACCACCCAGGCCGCCCGCCGCGAGGTCGAGGACCTCACCCGCCAGAAGGACGCCGTCACCTCCCAGCTCGGGCAGATGCTCTCCGGCCTGGCCGGCATCGTGCCGGGCGTGCCGGCCCAGCAGCAGGCCGCCGCGCCGGCCAAGCCGGAGCCGGCCAAGGCCGACGCCGAGCAGAAGGCGACCGCCGGCTGACCCACCGCACGTCGGGGCATGAGTGATACGGCGCGGGGTGACACCGGGTGACCGGTGCTACCCCGCGCCGTATGCGTTGCGTCCCCCCTCCGGGACCGGCGTGCCGGAACCAGTGAAGTAGGTCCCAACAGGGGCGTCCGTATCGCCCCAGGAGGGCCGGATGCGTGTGAGGATGGGGGCATGTCGCACGGCGAGGAACTGTTCGCTCTCGGCGGGGACGTGACCACGGAGCCCAGCTTCGAGTCCGCCCTGCGGGGGTACGAGAAACGACAGGTCGACCGGTACGTCGCTCGTGCGGAGCACGAGATCGCCACCCTGACGGCCGAGCGGGAGCAGGCGTACACCCAGATCCACAAGCTGGCCGGTCAGGTCGAGCACCTCCAGCGCGACCTGGCCCAGGTGCGCAAACAGGCCGCCGTGGTGGACCGGGCC
This genomic interval from Micromonospora coxensis contains the following:
- a CDS encoding acetyl-CoA C-acetyltransferase; translated protein: MASVIVSGARTPMGRLLGNLKDLPATKLGGVAIKAALERAGVAPDQVQYVIMGQVLQAGAGQIPARQAAVEAGIPMSTPALTINKVCLSGLDAIALADQLIRAGEFDIVVAGGMESMTNAPHLLLGQRSGYKYGDVTIKDHMALDGLTDAWDCCSMGESTERHGAKHGITREEQDAFAAASHQRAAAAQKNGHFADEIAPVVIPQRKGDPLVISEDEGIRPDTTAESLGKLRPAFAKDGTITAGSSSPISDGAAAVVVMSKAKAKELGLTWLAEIGAHGNVAGPDNSLHSQPSNAINHALKKGGLSIEDIDLVEINEAFAAVGIQSTRDLGISPDKVNVNGGAIALGHPIGMSGARLVLTLALELKRRGGGTGAAALCGGGGQGDALIIHVPNGAETNQ
- the mce gene encoding methylmalonyl-CoA epimerase → MAENSPVETAADYVTDIGLRRIDHVGVAVADLDAAIDFYQRTFGMRCVHTETNTEQGVREAMLAVGPTAEGGCVQLLAPLSPESTIAKFLDRNGPGVQQVAYTVADIDAACAALRERGVRLLYETPKRGTADSRINFVHPKDAGGVLVELVEPAAGGH
- the ccrA gene encoding crotonyl-CoA carboxylase/reductase, coding for MQDILEAIMAAEGSDKPERELAGLAGLPVPESYRGMVVRADETRMFEGLATRDKDPRKALHLQEVPTPELGPGEALVAVMASAINYNTVWTSIFEPLPTFKFLQRYGRLSELTRRHDLPYHVVGSDAAGVVLRTGPGVTKWKAGDEVVAHCLSVELEDAAGHDDTMLDPQQRIWGFETNFGGLAELCVVKANQLMPKPRHLSWEEAASPGLVNSTAYRQLVSHHGANMKQGDVVLIWGASGGLGGYATQMALNGGAIPVCVVSSPEKAELCRSMGAELVIDRSAEGFRFWKDEQTQDQDEWRRFGERIRELTGGEDPDIVFEHPGRETFGASVYVAKKGGTIVTCASTSGYQHQYDNRYLWMHLKRIVGSHFANYREAWEANRLVALGQIHPTVSRTYPLEQTGQAAYEVHRNAHQGKVGVRCLAPTDGLGVRDPQMRARHESAINRFRGR
- a CDS encoding coiled-coil domain-containing protein, translated to MPQQQSSPLAFFDNANSQPDFTVGLRGYNTHQVDDFIGRMTAALTQSEQARAEAEQRMNDAQRRLRQAEQRQSALEQKLTDTNKQLEENSRPTLSGLGTRVEQILRLAEEQANDHRNEAKRESEGILSAARLEAREITDKARAEAAAMKATAEREAGNVRTAAEREAAEVRVQARREADTLRADAERETKQLRTVTAHEVAELKSTVEREVATLRATAEREITQQRAKAAREAEEKRAEATKLLTDARDKRDKDLQALELQLAERREKAEREESERHAAQVAQTQKLVGEAEQRAHAAQERAKEIEQRAEARRVESERTAAETVEKAKALAEKTLSEAKAEAKRLLTEARTEAELTTQAARREVEDLTRQKDAVTSQLGQMLSGLAGIVPGVPAQQQAAAPAKPEPAKADAEQKATAG